Proteins from one Phalacrocorax carbo chromosome 19, bPhaCar2.1, whole genome shotgun sequence genomic window:
- the LOC135316317 gene encoding unconventional myosin-Vb-like, with protein sequence MKSCLGQEVEELKKCLVEVEAMKLQLWEEKDALIQCMLEQSQHLEEQHQRVAWESQGLLQELEEEWACYQSLVQEYTCLEQGYENLCDEVAFHRQSTLRWSRLSESFLASESSYLSSMSTAPSRDGSDQQAEGLEECSLLMPEGPQPSGEVLLNGSVGQDHFKKAYLLLLGQLNAVNKELAQTREVKDLCGAGGEETIGLSQAQEHN encoded by the exons ATGAAGAGCTGCCTGGGCCAGGAGGTTGAGGAGCTCAAGAAG tGCTTGGTAGAGGTGGAAGCCATGaagctgcagctgtgggaggAGAAGGATGCCCTGATCCAGTGCATGTTGGAGCAGTCACAGCATCTGGAAG AGCAGCACCAGCGTGTGGCATGGGAAAGCCAGGgactgctgcaggagctggaggaggagtgGGCATGCTATCAGAGCCTGGTGCAGGAGTACACCTGCCTGGAGCAGGGCTATGAGAACCTGTGCGATGAAGTGGCCTTCCACAGG CAAAGCACCTTGAGATGGTCCCGTTTGTCAGAGAGCTTCTTGGCCTCTGAGAGCAGCTACTTGTCCTCCATGTCCACAGCTCCCTCACGAGATGGCTCTGACCAGCAAGCTGAG GGGCTGGAGGAGTGCTCATTGCTGATGCCAGAGGGGCCACAGCCCAGCGGTGAGGTGCTGCTGAATGGTAGTGTGGGCCAGGATCACTTTAAGAAGGCGTACCTTCTCCTCTTGGGGCAGCTCAATGCTGTCAATAAGGAGCTGGCCCAGACCCGGGAGGTCAAAGACCTCTGTGGAGCCGGAGGAGAGGAAACCATTGGACTTTCTCAGGCACAGG AACATAACTGA